One Vicinamibacterales bacterium DNA window includes the following coding sequences:
- a CDS encoding YhdH/YhfP family quinone oxidoreductase, giving the protein MTLRACRVYEKDKGVDARMVEMAVDDLTSGEVVIRAEWSGINFKDALAVTGRGRIFKRLPLNAGIDVAGCVESSSDGRFAPGDEVLVNGMGLGETQDGGFAERVRVPADWVVPMPAGLDTRHAMILGTAGFTAALALHRMETNGQSPDKGPIVVTGATGGVGSAAVSMLARRGYRVIAVSGRSEHHAYLRELGASEVTTADGLGLGSKSLESARFGGAIDNVGGQLLQKLIPHVALWGNVAAIGNAGGAAFDATVFPFILRGVSLLGASSANCPMTLRTEIWHMLGDDVQPGRLERIVGGVVPLAEVIPACSTLMNRTARGRVLVDCR; this is encoded by the coding sequence ATGACGCTCCGAGCCTGTCGCGTGTACGAGAAGGACAAGGGTGTTGATGCCCGCATGGTCGAGATGGCCGTCGACGATCTCACGTCTGGCGAGGTCGTCATCCGCGCCGAGTGGTCGGGCATCAACTTCAAGGACGCGTTGGCGGTGACCGGCCGCGGGCGGATCTTCAAGCGCCTGCCGCTCAATGCCGGCATCGATGTCGCCGGCTGCGTCGAGTCATCGTCCGACGGGCGGTTCGCGCCGGGCGACGAGGTGCTCGTCAACGGCATGGGGCTCGGTGAGACGCAGGACGGCGGCTTCGCCGAGCGCGTCCGCGTGCCGGCGGACTGGGTCGTGCCGATGCCCGCCGGCCTCGACACGCGGCACGCGATGATTCTCGGCACCGCGGGCTTCACCGCGGCGCTCGCCCTCCATCGCATGGAGACCAACGGTCAGTCTCCGGACAAGGGCCCAATCGTCGTCACCGGCGCGACGGGCGGCGTCGGGTCGGCCGCCGTGTCGATGCTCGCGCGGCGCGGCTACCGCGTGATTGCCGTCTCGGGACGCTCCGAGCACCACGCCTACTTGCGCGAACTCGGGGCCAGCGAGGTGACGACGGCGGACGGCCTCGGGCTTGGATCGAAATCGCTCGAGAGCGCACGGTTCGGCGGCGCCATCGACAACGTCGGCGGGCAACTCCTGCAGAAGCTCATCCCGCACGTCGCGCTCTGGGGGAACGTGGCCGCGATCGGCAACGCCGGCGGAGCCGCGTTTGACGCCACGGTCTTCCCGTTCATCCTGCGCGGCGTCAGCCTGCTCGGCGCCAGCTCGGCAAACTGCCCGATGACGCTGCGGACCGAGATTTGGCACATGCTCGGCGACGACGTCCAGCCGGGTCGACTCGAACGGATCGTCGGAGGCGTCGTCCCGCTTGCCGAGGTGATTCCCGCCTGCAGCACGCTGATGAACAGAACGGCTCGCGGACGCGTGCTGGTCGACTGCCGGTAG
- a CDS encoding MoaD/ThiS family protein: MIRIVLPTHLRTLARVDDEVRLEVAGPVTQRTVLDALEGAYPTLGGTIRDRVTLRRRPFIRFFACEQDLSHDAPDAPLPDAVAAGAEPFLVVGAMAGG; the protein is encoded by the coding sequence ATGATCCGAATCGTGCTCCCGACTCACCTGCGAACGCTGGCTCGCGTCGACGACGAGGTGCGGCTCGAGGTCGCGGGTCCGGTCACGCAGCGGACGGTCCTGGACGCGCTCGAGGGCGCCTACCCCACGTTAGGCGGCACGATCCGCGACCGCGTGACGCTCCGACGACGTCCGTTCATCCGGTTCTTCGCGTGCGAGCAGGACCTGTCCCACGACGCGCCCGACGCCCCCCTGCCAGACGCGGTGGCCGCGGGGGCAGAACCCTTCCTGGTCGTGGGAGCGATGGCTGGCGGCTAG